From Myxococcales bacterium, the proteins below share one genomic window:
- a CDS encoding RNA-binding protein has product MGNRLYVGNLSFNSTADSVRAAFSSFGEVTDAHVVSDRETGRSRGFGFVTMSTQAEAQKAIAEMNGALLDGRPLRVNEAEERRGGGGGGGGGGFGGGGGGGGRRGGGGGGRDRGGDRGGDRW; this is encoded by the coding sequence ATGGGCAACCGTCTTTACGTGGGGAACCTCTCCTTCAACTCCACGGCCGACAGCGTCCGCGCTGCTTTCTCCTCGTTCGGTGAGGTCACCGACGCCCACGTCGTGTCCGACCGCGAGACCGGCCGTTCGCGCGGCTTCGGCTTCGTGACGATGAGCACGCAGGCCGAGGCCCAGAAGGCCATTGCCGAGATGAACGGCGCCCTCCTCGATGGCCGCCCCCTCCGCGTCAACGAGGCCGAGGAGCGCCGCGGTGGTGGCGGCGGCGGTGGTGGTGGTGGCTTCGGCGGCGGTGGTGGCGGCGGTGGCCGTCGTGGCGGTGGCGGCGGTGGCCGTGACCGTGGCGGCGACCGCGGCGGCGATCGCTGGTGA
- a CDS encoding cation:proton antiporter has protein sequence MSAPRPKVSPRLRFARAAGLVLLFGLAFVASRAEGAGKGGEVLLALGLFVLGGTLAAELLEPLKVPHLTGYLAVGVLAGPHVLRLVDHDTVEAMTKLNALALALIAFAGGVELKLDLLKKGLRSLTIVTLLQTGIVLFGMAGVFVLARPLIPFAADMPPAALLAVALLWGVLAITRSPSATLGILSQTRAKGPLTSYTLAFVMTSDVVVVVLSALVMTLAKSLTSEGSELTLAGLHHLGYELLGSVALGTTLGLVMVLYLRFVGQKLLVVLVALGFGFTEILSYLRLEPLLTFLVAGFLVQNLSSYGEKLLHAIEDMASVVYVVFFATAGAQLDLPLLHRYWAVALLLFGSRFFLTWVASRLASRLAGDPPAVRTWGFSGFLAQAGVTFAVAATIERTFPTFGSAMSSLAIATVAIAQVAGPVLFKMALDATKESEAFRTDPGPASASSPKSS, from the coding sequence GTGAGCGCCCCTCGTCCCAAGGTCTCTCCGCGCCTCAGGTTCGCGCGCGCGGCGGGCCTCGTCCTCCTCTTCGGGCTCGCCTTCGTCGCCTCGCGCGCCGAGGGGGCAGGGAAGGGCGGCGAGGTGCTGCTCGCGCTCGGGCTCTTCGTGCTCGGGGGAACGCTCGCCGCCGAGCTGCTCGAGCCCTTGAAGGTCCCGCACCTCACGGGCTACCTCGCCGTCGGCGTGCTCGCGGGGCCGCACGTCCTTCGCCTCGTCGACCACGACACGGTCGAGGCGATGACCAAGCTGAACGCCCTCGCCCTGGCGCTCATCGCCTTCGCCGGCGGCGTCGAGCTGAAGCTCGATCTGCTGAAAAAAGGCCTGCGATCGCTCACCATCGTCACGCTCCTCCAGACGGGCATCGTCCTCTTCGGGATGGCCGGGGTCTTCGTGCTCGCGCGGCCGCTCATCCCCTTCGCGGCCGACATGCCCCCTGCGGCGCTGCTCGCCGTGGCGCTCCTTTGGGGCGTGCTCGCCATCACGCGGAGCCCCTCGGCTACCCTCGGTATCCTCTCGCAGACACGGGCCAAGGGGCCGCTCACGAGCTACACGCTCGCGTTCGTCATGACATCGGACGTGGTCGTCGTCGTCCTCTCGGCCCTCGTCATGACCCTCGCCAAATCGCTCACGTCCGAGGGCTCGGAGCTCACGCTCGCGGGGCTCCATCACCTCGGCTACGAGCTGCTCGGGTCGGTCGCGCTGGGAACGACCCTCGGCCTCGTCATGGTCCTATACCTCCGGTTCGTCGGCCAGAAGCTGCTCGTTGTGCTCGTGGCGCTCGGCTTCGGCTTCACCGAGATTCTCTCGTACCTCCGCCTCGAGCCGCTGCTCACCTTCTTGGTCGCCGGTTTCCTCGTGCAGAACCTCTCGTCGTACGGAGAGAAGCTCCTCCACGCGATCGAAGACATGGCGAGCGTGGTGTACGTGGTCTTCTTCGCGACCGCGGGCGCCCAGCTCGATCTGCCGCTCCTCCATCGCTACTGGGCCGTCGCGCTCCTGCTCTTCGGCTCTCGCTTCTTCCTCACCTGGGTGGCTTCCCGCCTCGCGAGCCGCCTCGCCGGTGATCCGCCAGCGGTTCGCACCTGGGGCTTCTCGGGGTTCTTGGCCCAGGCCGGGGTCACGTTCGCGGTGGCCGCAACGATCGAGCGAACCTTCCCCACGTTCGGCTCGGCCATGAGCTCTCTCGCCATCGCGACGGTCGCGATCGCGCAGGTCGCCGGCCCCGTGCTCTTCAAGATGGCCCTCGACGCCACGAAAGAGAGCGAGGCCTTCCGGACCGACCCGGGCCCGGCGTCGGCGTCAAGCCCGAAGTCTTCGTAA
- a CDS encoding mechanosensitive ion channel — MRTPCARWVRGVLAVAAVVLSLFVPFWAALAAPGAADAGHVAAPSIDARADVEAAAPSHDAAPDAATDTPLDATAAEVPVPTVEVRPPPPPPPPPPPVDAEAPRDAPAAASPSSTAPATATAENPPAQGAYVRLRDKKLFAVRTGRGGITAEDRARKASAALDAAFEKNLGGEVTVDESEPGVAAIVLDGTPVIQLTLDDALAASDTSLSLHAASVAETVRTGVRSERTRHDVATTVFHWSLVVLTGLVGFLVQRRLRRLLRAGRIWLRRHPEKVRAFRIGRIDLVRPTAILGILQLSAAALDRAVQATVFSVWVVFSLSLFERTKQASATLTGFVVLPLKAFASRVATSLPSLVAVILALVATFVVVRFVSHVERSVERGEAELPGLSKDLTRPVLVLVRLSVVLFSLLVGAPVVLGSDDSVLSRLGLALVASLALASAPVLASAVLGVVALFAGKYHPGEYVSFDGRQGRVVHVGLLDLRLRDGEGAEVRIPHLVAAVRDVRVLGPYRLATFELVVDPSSDLEEVRRIVATAAESRHGAPRVRLLGVHARGARFEVVARRGDDENDAATACAKALRDAGIALGHVA, encoded by the coding sequence ATGCGAACGCCTTGCGCACGGTGGGTTCGGGGCGTCCTCGCGGTCGCCGCGGTGGTCCTCTCGCTCTTCGTCCCGTTCTGGGCCGCCCTCGCGGCGCCCGGCGCGGCCGACGCAGGCCACGTCGCGGCCCCGTCGATCGACGCGCGCGCCGACGTCGAAGCCGCCGCTCCCTCCCACGACGCGGCGCCTGATGCGGCGACCGACACGCCCCTCGACGCCACCGCGGCCGAGGTCCCCGTGCCTACCGTCGAGGTGCGTCCGCCGCCCCCGCCCCCGCCCCCGCCGCCTCCGGTCGACGCCGAAGCGCCTCGTGACGCCCCCGCGGCCGCTTCGCCCTCGTCTACCGCCCCCGCCACCGCCACCGCCGAGAACCCCCCGGCCCAGGGCGCGTACGTGCGCCTGCGGGACAAAAAGCTCTTCGCCGTGCGCACGGGCCGCGGCGGAATCACGGCCGAGGATCGCGCGCGGAAGGCCAGCGCGGCCCTCGACGCGGCGTTCGAGAAGAACCTCGGAGGGGAGGTCACGGTCGACGAGAGCGAGCCTGGCGTCGCGGCCATCGTGCTCGACGGGACCCCCGTCATCCAGCTCACCCTCGACGACGCGCTCGCGGCGTCCGACACGTCGCTCTCCCTCCACGCCGCCTCCGTGGCGGAGACGGTGCGAACGGGCGTGCGCTCCGAGCGAACCCGGCACGACGTCGCCACCACGGTCTTCCATTGGTCGCTCGTGGTGCTGACGGGGCTCGTGGGCTTCTTGGTCCAACGCAGGCTGCGGCGGCTCCTGCGCGCCGGTCGGATCTGGCTCCGGCGTCACCCCGAGAAGGTGCGCGCGTTCCGGATCGGGCGCATCGACCTCGTGCGACCCACCGCGATCTTGGGCATCCTCCAGCTCTCGGCCGCGGCCCTCGATCGCGCCGTGCAGGCCACGGTGTTCTCCGTGTGGGTCGTGTTCTCGCTCTCCCTCTTCGAGCGTACGAAGCAGGCGAGCGCGACGCTCACGGGCTTCGTGGTGCTCCCACTGAAGGCGTTCGCGTCGCGGGTGGCCACGTCTCTCCCGAGCCTGGTCGCGGTGATCCTCGCGCTCGTCGCCACGTTCGTGGTGGTGCGGTTCGTGTCGCACGTCGAGCGCTCGGTCGAGCGAGGCGAGGCCGAATTGCCCGGTCTTTCCAAGGACTTGACCCGCCCGGTCCTCGTGCTCGTGCGGCTCTCGGTGGTGCTCTTCTCGCTCCTCGTGGGGGCGCCGGTCGTGCTCGGCTCCGACGACAGCGTGCTCTCTCGGTTGGGCCTCGCGCTCGTCGCGTCGCTCGCGCTCGCGTCGGCCCCGGTGCTCGCGTCGGCGGTGCTCGGGGTCGTCGCGCTCTTCGCGGGCAAGTACCACCCGGGCGAGTACGTCTCGTTCGACGGTCGCCAAGGCCGCGTCGTGCACGTTGGCTTGCTCGACCTCCGCCTGCGCGATGGGGAGGGCGCCGAGGTCCGCATCCCGCACCTCGTCGCGGCCGTCCGTGACGTGCGGGTGCTCGGTCCGTACAGGCTCGCCACGTTCGAGCTCGTGGTCGATCCGTCCTCGGATCTCGAGGAGGTGCGCCGCATCGTCGCCACGGCCGCCGAGAGCCGTCACGGCGCGCCGCGGGTGCGTCTCCTCGGGGTGCACGCGCGCGGCGCCCGGTTCGAGGTGGTGGCCCGCCGCGGCGACGACGAGAACGACGCGGCCACGGCGTGCGCCAAGGCCCTCCGCGACGCGGGCATCGCCCTCGGGCACGTCGCGTGA
- a CDS encoding proline--tRNA ligase, protein MSNDKQPKTAISPTRAENYPEWYLQVVKAADLAETSPVRGCMVIKPWGYALWENIQRVLDGRFKETGHKNAYFPLFIPLSFLEKEAEHVEGFAKECAVVTHHRLEAKDGKLVPAGELEEPLVVRPTSETIIGETFSRWVQSYRDLPLLINQWANVVRWEMRTRLFLRTAEFLWQEGHTAHATSEDAVRETMQMLDVYADFAERYMALPVIRGEKTAGERFPGALQTFCIEAMMQDRKALQAGTSHFLGQNFAKASNIQFLDAQGTQQLAWTTSWGVSTRLVGAMIMTHSDDDGMVCPPRLAPSHVVILPVTHKAEDRERVLAYCESLAKELRAQTYMGAPVRVELDDRDLRGGDKVWQWVKKGVPLRLEVGPRDMEKDSVFLARRDKGTKDKVSLGRGEMVANVGALLDEIHDALLARAKAFRAEHTREIDTKEEFYAYFAAPKTKDPNDPTPIHGGFAMTHFSGDVAIEKQIKDDLGVTVRCIPLDGGEPGTCPFSGKPSAKRVVWAKSY, encoded by the coding sequence ATGTCGAACGACAAGCAGCCGAAGACCGCCATTTCCCCCACGCGCGCCGAGAACTACCCCGAGTGGTACCTGCAGGTGGTGAAGGCCGCCGATCTCGCCGAGACGTCACCCGTCCGTGGGTGCATGGTCATCAAGCCGTGGGGCTACGCGCTCTGGGAGAACATCCAGCGCGTGCTCGACGGGCGCTTCAAAGAGACCGGCCACAAGAACGCGTACTTCCCGCTCTTCATCCCGCTCTCGTTCCTCGAGAAAGAGGCCGAGCACGTCGAGGGCTTCGCTAAAGAGTGCGCCGTCGTGACGCACCACAGGCTCGAGGCGAAGGACGGGAAGCTCGTGCCGGCGGGTGAGCTCGAGGAGCCGCTCGTCGTTCGCCCCACGTCCGAGACTATCATCGGAGAGACGTTCTCACGCTGGGTGCAGAGCTACCGGGATCTCCCGCTGCTCATCAACCAGTGGGCGAACGTGGTGCGGTGGGAGATGCGCACGCGCCTCTTCCTTCGGACCGCCGAGTTCCTCTGGCAAGAGGGGCACACGGCGCACGCCACGTCCGAGGACGCCGTGCGCGAGACGATGCAAATGCTCGATGTGTATGCCGATTTCGCCGAGCGTTACATGGCGCTCCCGGTGATCCGCGGCGAGAAGACGGCGGGCGAGCGCTTCCCCGGCGCGCTCCAGACGTTCTGCATCGAGGCCATGATGCAAGACCGCAAGGCGCTCCAGGCGGGCACCTCGCACTTCCTCGGTCAGAACTTCGCCAAGGCCTCGAACATCCAGTTCTTGGACGCGCAGGGCACGCAGCAGCTCGCGTGGACCACGAGCTGGGGTGTGTCGACGCGGCTCGTCGGCGCCATGATCATGACCCACTCGGACGACGACGGCATGGTGTGCCCGCCGAGGCTCGCGCCCTCGCACGTCGTCATCTTGCCGGTCACGCACAAGGCCGAGGACCGCGAGCGTGTGCTCGCGTACTGCGAGAGCCTCGCGAAGGAGCTGCGCGCGCAGACGTACATGGGGGCTCCCGTGCGCGTCGAGCTCGACGACCGCGATCTCCGCGGCGGCGACAAGGTGTGGCAGTGGGTCAAGAAGGGCGTGCCCTTGCGCCTCGAGGTAGGGCCGCGGGACATGGAGAAGGACTCGGTCTTCCTCGCGCGCCGCGACAAAGGCACGAAGGACAAGGTGTCGCTCGGGCGCGGCGAGATGGTGGCGAACGTGGGCGCCCTGCTCGACGAGATCCACGACGCGCTGCTCGCGCGGGCCAAGGCGTTCCGCGCCGAGCACACCCGCGAGATCGACACGAAAGAGGAGTTTTACGCGTACTTCGCCGCCCCGAAGACGAAAGATCCGAACGACCCGACGCCCATCCACGGCGGGTTCGCCATGACGCACTTCTCGGGCGACGTCGCCATCGAGAAGCAGATCAAGGACGATCTCGGCGTCACAGTGCGCTGCATCCCGCTCGACGGCGGCGAGCCCGGCACGTGCCCGTTCTCGGGGAAGCCGAGCGCGAAGCGCGTGGTGTGGGCGAAGAGCTACTGA
- a CDS encoding glutathionylspermidine synthase family protein yields the protein MIAVRALPLSDPLTSPELWHALRHEHFVWDAYVAGERRVDVHPLVLSPEAHADALAAVRTTLCALAHTKALAFGSDSELGTYGLAPTAARLARASYAANDATSLSRIDLLLGEDGRFRPCEINADCPGGLNEADGLPALLGRAGFPGSTFVSRVVDALADKLVALSGGRGSPRGMIALALATAYSEDLQIAALVERTVRQKGGVCERVSPTQLGVREGTCFVGQHPVSVLYRYFPTEHFAELPVAEALASVVARGALRTVSSFADMVAQSKVSFARIHAHLNALPPELAKAVASRIPETRLASRAPHVAHERSGWVVKRALGRVGDEVFVGPLETDEDWTRLCLGASDASASGDPWIVQRFVPQRAIQTPWGPRYLTLGAYTMDNEMLGYFARLSPIVHTSHDALVVPVVVRSERAGLS from the coding sequence ATGATCGCCGTCCGCGCGCTCCCCCTCTCCGATCCGCTCACGTCCCCGGAGCTTTGGCACGCGCTCCGGCACGAGCACTTCGTGTGGGACGCCTACGTCGCCGGCGAGCGCCGCGTCGATGTCCACCCGCTCGTGCTCTCGCCCGAAGCCCACGCCGACGCCCTCGCCGCCGTGCGCACGACCCTCTGCGCCCTCGCCCACACGAAGGCCCTCGCGTTCGGCTCCGACAGCGAGCTCGGCACCTACGGCCTCGCCCCGACGGCCGCGCGCCTCGCCCGCGCCTCCTACGCCGCCAACGACGCGACCTCGCTCTCTCGCATCGACCTCCTCCTCGGCGAGGACGGCCGCTTTCGACCCTGCGAAATCAACGCCGACTGCCCGGGGGGCCTCAACGAAGCCGACGGGCTCCCCGCGCTCCTCGGCCGCGCCGGCTTCCCCGGGTCCACGTTCGTCTCCCGCGTGGTCGACGCCCTCGCCGACAAGCTCGTCGCGCTCTCCGGCGGACGAGGCTCTCCGCGCGGCATGATCGCCCTCGCGCTCGCCACCGCGTACTCCGAAGACCTCCAGATCGCGGCCCTCGTCGAGCGCACCGTGCGCCAGAAGGGTGGCGTGTGCGAGCGTGTGTCGCCCACGCAGCTCGGCGTCCGAGAGGGCACGTGCTTCGTCGGGCAGCACCCGGTGAGCGTGCTCTACCGCTACTTCCCCACGGAGCACTTCGCCGAGCTCCCGGTGGCCGAGGCGCTCGCCTCGGTCGTTGCGCGAGGCGCCCTCCGCACGGTGTCGTCGTTCGCCGACATGGTCGCGCAGTCCAAGGTGTCGTTCGCGCGCATCCACGCTCACCTGAACGCGCTGCCTCCCGAGCTCGCGAAGGCCGTCGCCTCACGCATCCCGGAGACTCGCCTCGCGTCGCGCGCTCCCCACGTGGCGCACGAACGCTCCGGGTGGGTGGTGAAGCGCGCGCTCGGCCGCGTGGGCGACGAGGTCTTCGTAGGCCCGCTCGAGACCGACGAAGACTGGACCCGCCTCTGCCTCGGCGCGTCCGACGCCTCGGCCTCGGGCGATCCGTGGATCGTGCAACGGTTCGTCCCCCAACGGGCCATCCAGACCCCGTGGGGGCCCAGGTACTTGACGCTCGGCGCGTACACCATGGACAACGAAATGTTGGGTTATTTCGCGCGATTGTCTCCCATCGTGCACACCTCGCACGACGCCCTCGTGGTGCCCGTGGTCGTCCGCTCCGAGCGCGCGGGGCTCTCGTGA
- a CDS encoding HTH domain-containing protein, translating to MKRTERLIALGEYLRGRRTGVTAEAMAAHFGVTVRTMYRDLDALRAAHVPLRAESGVGGGYALERGYVMPPLNFSVEEALVLVTLVDWVRESQALPFGETLAGAAQRVRAALPPATQRSLLARQSMLSFVGAPARRASPAVRRAVESAWVGERVLCIDYDGRNGRSSRRIALRGVVSDGREVRLNATDLDLGEERQFLLHHIVSAHLEEAPPPEVTRTPKPRPRPAPRRGSR from the coding sequence GTGAAGCGCACGGAGCGCCTCATCGCCCTCGGCGAGTACTTGCGGGGGCGGCGGACCGGCGTGACGGCCGAGGCCATGGCCGCGCACTTCGGCGTCACCGTGCGCACGATGTACCGCGATCTCGACGCGCTGCGGGCCGCCCACGTGCCCCTCCGCGCCGAGAGCGGGGTCGGGGGAGGGTACGCGCTCGAACGCGGGTACGTGATGCCGCCGCTCAATTTCTCGGTCGAGGAGGCCCTCGTGCTCGTCACGCTCGTCGACTGGGTGCGCGAGAGCCAAGCGCTCCCGTTCGGGGAGACGCTCGCTGGCGCGGCCCAGCGGGTGCGCGCGGCCCTCCCGCCCGCGACGCAGCGCTCCCTCCTCGCCCGGCAATCCATGCTGTCGTTCGTCGGCGCCCCAGCGCGAAGGGCCTCTCCCGCCGTCCGCCGCGCCGTCGAGTCGGCGTGGGTCGGAGAACGTGTGCTCTGCATCGATTACGACGGACGGAACGGCCGCTCGTCCCGCCGCATCGCGCTCCGAGGCGTCGTGTCCGATGGCCGCGAGGTGCGCCTCAACGCGACCGACCTCGACCTCGGCGAAGAGCGCCAGTTCCTCCTTCACCACATCGTGTCCGCGCACCTCGAAGAGGCCCCGCCGCCCGAGGTCACGCGGACGCCGAAGCCGCGCCCACGCCCCGCGCCGCGCCGCGGATCTCGCTGA
- a CDS encoding M4 family metallopeptidase → MKTTPALSGAEVKERATSAMPGGFRVTGEPVLGVVMPGKLDQPRLAYRVRLTSADDSVQIDVDANDGTTLRVRSLVTGAKAFSAAHYYDQDDLRYERAGAKTVYVTPSLTMETSGPTGNIVITGPTGKVVDCTPSADDATPMECDTGVPLGGAKGAAVDAQFNILAASKYFAAQLGHRRWSENVVRVSVNVTTLGDRQMAGDGFFRVGDNEVKQDQLFLGIGKTYEQLDPKAYAGKKTYAWYPVSTSLDFVAHEYAHGVVHSVTPLAFEGEAGAINEALSDIFAAHAEALTLGHGDSLFKFADDVRGDGRPLRDFRHPSRGADVGGAAHYSQRKPTVPEWLQVGDKRTCRKNDCGNVHYNSTIVSNAWSLLVTGGFNEHSGVGVLAEVGLSKATRLFWETLPGTMSNVEMKAFADKMISTQIKKWAEHPYATDLEPMWVKRAVVCAWNAVGVIPDTEVAWHGIGWTCPTSTTVTKTCKGKADGAYCNPDLNAPYDAYHCKNGALSYGTQCVSGTFCHRTSDSPSSPAVMEGSKVKCFSEPQDR, encoded by the coding sequence ATGAAGACCACACCGGCGCTCTCGGGAGCCGAGGTGAAAGAGCGGGCAACGAGCGCGATGCCGGGAGGCTTCCGTGTTACCGGTGAGCCAGTCTTGGGGGTCGTCATGCCTGGAAAGCTCGACCAGCCGCGCCTCGCCTATCGCGTCCGGCTCACCAGCGCCGACGATTCCGTCCAGATCGACGTGGATGCGAACGATGGGACCACTCTCCGTGTGCGCTCTCTCGTGACGGGGGCGAAGGCGTTCTCCGCCGCCCACTACTACGACCAGGACGATCTTCGATACGAGCGGGCCGGTGCCAAGACCGTCTACGTCACTCCGTCACTCACGATGGAGACGAGCGGCCCTACTGGCAATATCGTGATCACGGGACCAACCGGCAAGGTCGTCGATTGCACCCCAAGCGCCGACGATGCGACGCCCATGGAGTGCGATACCGGAGTACCGCTCGGAGGCGCTAAAGGGGCCGCCGTGGACGCTCAATTCAACATTCTCGCCGCATCCAAATATTTCGCAGCTCAGCTCGGCCACCGCCGATGGTCGGAGAACGTCGTTCGGGTCTCCGTCAACGTGACGACCTTGGGCGATCGGCAGATGGCTGGCGACGGCTTCTTTCGGGTCGGAGACAACGAGGTCAAACAAGACCAGCTTTTCCTAGGAATCGGGAAGACGTACGAGCAGCTCGATCCCAAGGCATACGCCGGCAAGAAGACTTACGCATGGTACCCGGTGAGCACGAGCCTCGACTTCGTGGCCCATGAATACGCGCACGGCGTGGTTCACTCCGTTACGCCGCTTGCCTTCGAGGGCGAGGCCGGAGCGATCAACGAGGCGCTGTCGGACATCTTCGCTGCGCACGCCGAGGCCCTCACGCTCGGACACGGCGACAGCCTCTTCAAGTTCGCGGACGACGTCCGGGGCGATGGTCGGCCGCTCCGTGACTTCCGCCACCCTTCGCGCGGGGCAGATGTCGGCGGCGCGGCCCACTACTCCCAGAGGAAGCCGACCGTGCCGGAGTGGCTGCAGGTGGGTGACAAGAGGACTTGTCGCAAGAACGACTGCGGGAACGTGCACTACAACTCGACCATCGTGAGCAACGCGTGGTCGCTGCTCGTGACGGGGGGGTTCAACGAGCATAGCGGCGTGGGTGTGCTCGCCGAGGTGGGTCTCTCGAAAGCGACTCGGCTCTTCTGGGAAACGTTGCCAGGTACGATGTCGAACGTCGAGATGAAGGCCTTCGCTGACAAAATGATCTCCACACAGATCAAAAAGTGGGCCGAACACCCCTACGCGACCGACCTCGAGCCGATGTGGGTGAAGAGAGCCGTGGTCTGCGCTTGGAACGCCGTGGGAGTCATCCCCGACACCGAGGTTGCATGGCACGGTATCGGGTGGACCTGTCCGACGTCGACCACCGTCACCAAGACTTGCAAAGGGAAGGCCGATGGCGCCTACTGCAACCCCGATCTCAACGCGCCCTACGATGCCTATCACTGCAAGAACGGCGCCCTCTCGTACGGCACCCAGTGCGTCTCGGGAACTTTCTGCCACCGCACCTCGGATAGCCCGAGCTCACCGGCTGTGATGGAGGGCAGCAAAGTGAAGTGCTTCAGCGAGCCTCAGGACCGATGA
- a CDS encoding NapC/NirT family cytochrome c: MADPDAPIAPTTKLWLLLGLGVFPIASAGSANVAGFQATQSRAFCGSCHVMEPHANDSNDPKGTSLSSLHAKNPYFGGDNCYTCHKDYGMYGYVLTKMGGMRHVYLYLTEYRSMPLEKAKHDIRIVSPVSNQTCATCHTMQAPAWAKVPDHASALSKVKDGTMACTSPGCHGFAHPGTKLGKELLLDGGTP, encoded by the coding sequence GTGGCCGACCCTGACGCCCCCATCGCACCTACCACGAAGCTCTGGCTCTTGCTCGGGCTCGGCGTGTTCCCCATCGCTTCCGCGGGCTCCGCCAACGTCGCAGGCTTCCAGGCCACGCAGAGCCGCGCCTTCTGCGGGTCGTGCCACGTCATGGAGCCGCACGCGAACGACTCGAACGATCCGAAGGGCACGTCGCTCTCGTCGCTCCACGCGAAGAACCCCTACTTCGGCGGCGACAACTGTTACACGTGCCACAAGGACTACGGCATGTACGGCTACGTGCTCACCAAGATGGGCGGCATGCGGCACGTGTACTTGTACCTCACCGAGTACCGCTCGATGCCCCTCGAGAAGGCCAAGCACGACATCCGCATCGTCTCGCCCGTCTCGAACCAGACCTGCGCGACGTGCCACACCATGCAGGCCCCCGCGTGGGCCAAGGTGCCCGATCACGCCTCCGCGCTCTCCAAGGTGAAAGACGGCACCATGGCGTGCACGAGCCCCGGCTGCCACGGCTTCGCGCACCCGGGCACCAAGCTCGGCAAAGAGCTCTTGCTCGACGGGGGTACGCCGTGA
- a CDS encoding CxxxxCH/CxxCH domain-containing protein: protein MTSPLLAVLSRESHRGLLSPEEEATLRDWLASGAKSVRSGVHGDAFVDPRSPESHAVFLRQRAYRPMVDTQDPDACGRCHEGAPARPTGIAFAAPGATPCSTCHAGPNGPLGCGTCHGRGERAYPPRDPCFSKGGATNDVHRAHVEPGASSSKGIACAACHPTPVLGGPGGAHVNRFVDVVLLEELSGPGARFDVASKRCAVACHARGGARPEVAWTSAETKLGCGDCHGAPPVNHYRGRCTACHAEADATGTAITKPTLHVNGRVDLGDGSGACGACHGKGADPWPTTGAHAAHARPGSSRAVACETCHEVPAQGAKHPEAALGAAVRFSGLATRGGRRPTYDAATKTCVGTYCHEGAGARVPAPTWAMGTAAASCGGCHGAPPPFPHTTSTACGASGCHAELVTPTGELTPSGRAVHGDGALQTSP from the coding sequence GTGACCTCTCCGCTCCTCGCGGTGCTCTCGCGCGAGAGCCACCGCGGGCTCCTCTCCCCCGAAGAAGAGGCCACCCTGCGCGACTGGCTCGCCTCGGGCGCCAAGAGCGTGCGCTCCGGGGTCCACGGCGACGCGTTCGTCGATCCCCGCTCGCCCGAGAGCCACGCCGTCTTCCTTCGCCAACGTGCCTACCGCCCCATGGTCGACACGCAAGACCCCGACGCGTGCGGCCGCTGCCACGAGGGCGCCCCCGCGAGGCCCACCGGGATCGCGTTCGCCGCGCCGGGCGCCACGCCGTGCAGCACCTGCCACGCGGGGCCCAACGGGCCGCTCGGGTGCGGCACGTGCCATGGAAGGGGCGAGCGCGCGTACCCCCCGCGCGACCCCTGCTTCTCGAAGGGCGGCGCCACGAACGACGTGCACCGCGCCCACGTCGAGCCCGGAGCGTCGTCGTCGAAGGGGATCGCGTGCGCGGCCTGCCACCCCACGCCCGTCCTCGGTGGCCCCGGCGGCGCGCACGTGAACCGCTTCGTCGACGTGGTGCTGCTCGAGGAGCTCTCGGGCCCCGGCGCGCGCTTCGACGTGGCCTCCAAGCGTTGCGCGGTCGCGTGTCACGCGCGCGGCGGCGCCCGGCCCGAGGTCGCGTGGACGTCGGCAGAGACGAAGCTCGGGTGCGGCGATTGCCACGGCGCTCCCCCCGTCAACCACTACCGCGGGCGGTGCACGGCGTGCCACGCCGAGGCCGACGCCACCGGCACGGCGATCACCAAGCCCACCCTCCACGTGAACGGTCGCGTCGACCTCGGCGACGGCAGCGGCGCGTGCGGCGCGTGTCACGGCAAGGGCGCGGATCCGTGGCCCACGACGGGCGCGCATGCTGCCCACGCTCGCCCCGGCTCGTCGCGCGCGGTCGCCTGCGAGACGTGCCACGAGGTGCCCGCCCAAGGCGCGAAGCACCCCGAGGCCGCGCTCGGCGCCGCGGTGCGCTTCTCGGGCCTCGCCACACGAGGCGGCCGGCGCCCCACCTATGACGCCGCGACCAAGACGTGCGTGGGCACCTATTGCCACGAAGGCGCCGGGGCGCGCGTGCCCGCGCCGACCTGGGCGATGGGCACGGCCGCGGCGTCGTGCGGCGGCTGCCATGGCGCACCGCCTCCCTTTCCTCACACGACGAGCACGGCCTGCGGAGCCTCGGGCTGCCACGCCGAGCTCGTGACTCCGACCGGAGAGCTCACCCCTTCCGGGCGCGCGGTCCACGGCGACGGAGCCCTCCAGACCTCTCCCTGA